A window of Chryseobacterium aquaeductus genomic DNA:
ATTTTTAACCAAAAGATCTGTCTGCGCAAAAAGCATAGAAAGATGATTATTTATCTCCTTCCCGACTGAACAAGCAGGATTTGGTTTTTGATTTTTTTTTCCCAAAACTTCATTATTTTTTACGGCATCGTAAATTTCAGAAATCGTAATGTCTTTTGCGTTTTTTGAGAGTGTTGTTCCACCATCTTTTCCCAAACGACTTGTTATCAATCCTGCATCACGTAATTCTTTCAGTTCTTTACGTACAATTACAGGATTTACATTTATGCTACAAGCAATCCAATCAGAAGTCAACCACTCCTGAGGAGTTTTTGCCAACAAGGTCATGATGTGTATTGCAGTAGCGAATCTTGTGTTGCTCATATTTGAGTACAAATATATTGAAAATATTAATTGTAACAAAATTAATTACAATTAAATTATTAAACTGTAATTAATTTTATACTCATTGATGATTGTAACTGAGAACATCACTCATAATCCATTTTCCATCTTTTTTCGTCCAGACTGATGTGAATTTTGCCTGACCACCCAAAACATCTTTTTTATCTTTTTCACGAATGTAAAACTGATGCTCACCAGACTGTATTGCACCGTACAAAACACCATTATTATACAGCGGAAAACTTCAAGACTGCTCTCAATTACTTTTCGAATCGGCTTCTTATTTGGGTTTTTGTTCTCTTA
This region includes:
- a CDS encoding Rrf2 family transcriptional regulator — protein: MSNTRFATAIHIMTLLAKTPQEWLTSDWIACSINVNPVIVRKELKELRDAGLITSRLGKDGGTTLSKNAKDITISEIYDAVKNNEVLGKKNQKPNPACSVGKEINNHLSMLFAQTDLLVKNFLGDKSLQEFTDQFD
- a CDS encoding DUF4440 domain-containing protein gives rise to the protein MYGAIQSGEHQFYIREKDKKDVLGGQAKFTSVWTKKDGKWIMSDVLSYNHQ